The following coding sequences lie in one Streptomyces sp. NBC_00510 genomic window:
- a CDS encoding MFS transporter: MTASPAPQSPQGPTPAASAHSVPGWLVGLLAVASGMSIANLYYAQPLLSSLSRVFHVDTATAGALITVTQIGFVAGMLFLVPLGDRLEKRRLVIALLIVATVALAVAGFATSFAMLFAASLVSGASSVVAQILVPFAASLAPDHSRGRIVGRVMSGLLVGILLSRTVSSLVSDLAGWRYVYLGSAVLMALLALALRAALPQQAPTTSLAYRQVLRSTSRLVRTHPALLRRGLYQAAMYAAFSAFWTTVSFLLTGPRFHYSPIGVGVFALVGVAGAAVAPLAGRWADRELVRPVTGIALAVAAPAFALAGFGQHRIVLIALAGILIDMAVQTTLVLGQHTIYQLDAGARSRLNSAFMAVFFAGGALGSQLGSLAYHAGGWTAVSVLGAALPLISLAYWATERRPGRKDTAATTAAAVIR; the protein is encoded by the coding sequence GTGACCGCTTCCCCCGCTCCCCAGTCCCCGCAGGGGCCCACGCCCGCCGCGTCCGCCCACAGCGTGCCGGGATGGCTGGTGGGGCTGCTCGCCGTGGCGTCGGGCATGTCCATCGCCAACCTGTACTACGCCCAGCCGCTGCTGTCCTCGCTCAGCCGGGTCTTCCACGTCGACACGGCCACGGCCGGCGCGCTGATCACCGTGACGCAGATCGGCTTCGTGGCCGGCATGCTCTTCCTCGTGCCGCTCGGCGACCGGCTGGAGAAACGCCGGCTGGTCATCGCCCTGCTCATCGTCGCCACCGTCGCCCTCGCGGTGGCCGGTTTCGCGACGAGCTTCGCGATGCTGTTCGCCGCGTCGCTGGTCAGCGGTGCCTCGTCGGTGGTCGCCCAGATCCTCGTCCCGTTCGCCGCGAGCCTCGCGCCCGACCATTCCCGCGGCCGCATCGTCGGCCGCGTCATGAGCGGCCTGCTCGTCGGCATCCTGCTCTCCCGCACGGTCAGCAGCCTGGTCTCCGACCTCGCGGGCTGGCGCTACGTGTACCTGGGTTCCGCGGTCCTGATGGCCCTCCTCGCCCTGGCCCTGCGGGCGGCACTGCCGCAGCAGGCCCCCACCACGTCGCTCGCCTACCGCCAGGTGCTGCGCTCCACGTCCCGGCTGGTGCGCACCCACCCCGCGCTGCTGCGCCGGGGGCTGTACCAGGCGGCGATGTACGCCGCGTTCAGCGCCTTCTGGACCACCGTCTCCTTCCTCCTCACCGGGCCGCGGTTCCACTACTCGCCGATCGGCGTCGGGGTGTTCGCGCTCGTGGGCGTCGCCGGTGCCGCGGTGGCACCGCTGGCCGGCCGCTGGGCGGACCGCGAGCTCGTGCGTCCCGTGACGGGGATCGCCCTTGCCGTGGCTGCGCCGGCCTTCGCCCTGGCGGGATTCGGGCAGCACCGGATCGTCCTGATCGCCCTTGCCGGGATCCTGATCGACATGGCCGTGCAGACCACCCTCGTCCTCGGCCAGCACACGATCTACCAACTCGACGCCGGCGCCCGGTCACGGCTCAACAGCGCCTTCATGGCCGTCTTCTTCGCGGGTGGCGCACTCGGCTCCCAGCTCGGGTCGCTCGCCTACCACGCCGGCGGCTGGACGGCGGTGAGCGTCCTCGGTGCCGCCCTGCCGCTGATCTCCCTCGCCTACTGGGCGACCGAGCGCCGCCCCGGCCGCAAGGACACCGCGGCCACGACCGCGGCGGCCGTGATCCGGTGA
- a CDS encoding class I SAM-dependent methyltransferase: MWATAVGVARVRALESERENALFRDPLAQAFATAGGLWPSSPPLPGDEAARRRRLAVSFSIVIRTKFLDDLLQQASASGVRQVVLLGAGMDSRAFRMDWPEGTRLFEVDTAAPLDFKASVLRRERAVARCERITVAVDLREDWPGALTAAGHDPAVPTVWIAEGLLIYLPEDAVELLLARISAQSAAGSRMGLTLGSRGVIERFGADAAPGSAASMWVSEMPDDPVDWLAGHGWEAGSHTLRERAAAYGRPISTPPQREERPGGLISAVRR; the protein is encoded by the coding sequence GTGTGGGCCACGGCGGTGGGGGTGGCCAGGGTGCGTGCGCTGGAGAGCGAGCGGGAGAACGCGCTGTTCCGCGACCCACTGGCGCAGGCCTTCGCCACCGCCGGCGGCCTGTGGCCCTCCTCGCCGCCGCTGCCCGGTGACGAGGCCGCGCGACGCCGCCGGCTGGCCGTGTCGTTCTCCATCGTCATCAGGACGAAGTTCCTCGACGACCTGTTGCAGCAGGCCTCCGCGTCCGGGGTCCGGCAGGTCGTGCTGCTCGGTGCCGGCATGGACAGCCGGGCCTTCCGGATGGACTGGCCCGAGGGCACCCGGCTGTTCGAGGTCGACACCGCCGCGCCACTGGACTTCAAGGCTTCGGTGCTGCGCCGGGAGCGGGCCGTCGCACGCTGCGAGCGGATCACCGTCGCGGTGGATCTGCGTGAGGACTGGCCAGGCGCGCTCACCGCCGCAGGGCACGACCCGGCCGTGCCGACCGTGTGGATCGCCGAAGGACTGCTGATCTATCTGCCCGAGGACGCGGTGGAGCTGCTGCTGGCCCGGATCAGCGCGCAGTCGGCGGCAGGCAGTCGGATGGGGCTGACGTTGGGCTCGCGCGGCGTGATCGAGCGCTTCGGCGCGGACGCCGCGCCGGGATCGGCGGCGTCCATGTGGGTCTCGGAGATGCCCGACGACCCGGTGGACTGGCTGGCCGGGCACGGCTGGGAGGCCGGCAGCCACACCCTGCGCGAGCGTGCTGCCGCCTACGGCCGCCCGATCAGCACCCCGCCGCAGCGCGAGGAGCGGCCCGGCGGACTGATCTCGGCGGTCCGCCGGTAG
- a CDS encoding MOSC domain-containing protein, whose translation MAGRVTAVSRHATYAFSKPNRESVTLLAGLGVEGDVHAGETIRHQFRMTYEPDLPNLRQVHLMHEELFDELALKGFDVSAGRLGENITTRGVDLLGLPTGTLLHLGDEAVVEVTGLRNPCSKINDFRKGLLGEMFALDPVSGEFTFKSGVMGVVRRGGIVRPQDPVEVELPSTPHRPLERV comes from the coding sequence ATGGCCGGCCGGGTCACGGCGGTGAGCCGCCACGCGACGTACGCCTTCAGCAAGCCCAATCGTGAGTCCGTCACGCTGCTCGCCGGGCTCGGCGTCGAAGGGGACGTCCACGCCGGCGAGACGATCCGCCACCAGTTCCGGATGACCTACGAGCCCGACCTGCCGAACCTGCGCCAGGTCCACCTGATGCACGAGGAACTCTTCGACGAGCTCGCGCTTAAGGGCTTCGACGTCTCGGCCGGCCGGCTCGGCGAGAACATCACCACCCGCGGCGTGGATCTGCTGGGCCTGCCCACCGGCACCCTGCTGCACCTCGGCGACGAGGCCGTGGTGGAGGTGACGGGGCTGCGCAACCCCTGCTCGAAGATCAACGACTTCCGCAAGGGCCTGCTCGGCGAGATGTTCGCCCTGGACCCGGTGTCGGGGGAGTTCACCTTCAAGTCCGGCGTCATGGGCGTGGTCCGCCGCGGCGGGATCGTCCGCCCCCAGGACCCCGTCGAGGTCGAACTCCCGTCCACCCCGCACCGCCCCCTGGAGCGCGTCTAG